In bacterium, the following proteins share a genomic window:
- a CDS encoding DUF507 family protein, producing MRLSEERIHHLANKMAKEMIRDGAVDRKVGTENLATLIAQVMINDLRREDEIDEEVRGMLARQRNLPPQGTGEYEAMFQKLKQDVAAKRGYPL from the coding sequence ATGCGGCTGTCGGAAGAACGCATTCACCACCTGGCGAACAAGATGGCGAAAGAGATGATCCGGGACGGCGCCGTGGATCGGAAGGTCGGGACGGAGAACCTGGCCACGCTGATCGCTCAGGTTATGATCAACGATCTGCGACGCGAGGATGAGATCGACGAAGAGGTGCGTGGGATGCTGGCGCGCCAACGCAACCTGCCGCCCCAGGGCACCGGCGAATACGAAGCCATGTTCCAGAAGCTGAAGCAGGACGTCGCCGCCAAGCGCGGCTATCCACTCTGA